One genomic region from Thermococcus sp. encodes:
- a CDS encoding TrkH family potassium uptake protein produces the protein MTLLETGILTLLHYIGLAPKMTAYMALVHAFTTMSTGGFSPLAASAGAFSPATQWVIIVFMILAGANFALFWYLLRGDFRILRNEEFRAYMSVLVALSLLLVPMLNRQYGFSFLPAFRQALFQVTSIVTTTGYATMNFANWVLPAQAVLFFAMFIGGSSGSTAGSIKVVRWIIGIKALKRELIQAFHPSSVKPIKLGGKPVDERSVRGVLAFIILYFVIFIVSSLIVVINGTTNGTTLTLADSMSAVAATLGNIGPGIGAVGPMANYLIFPPSTRILMFFLMWLGRLEIVTAFVLFTRSYWRW, from the coding sequence TTGACCCTTCTGGAAACCGGGATACTGACACTACTGCACTACATCGGACTGGCTCCGAAGATGACGGCCTACATGGCACTGGTCCACGCGTTCACAACCATGAGCACGGGTGGATTCTCCCCCCTAGCGGCCTCAGCGGGGGCGTTTTCGCCAGCGACCCAATGGGTTATCATAGTCTTTATGATACTCGCGGGAGCAAACTTTGCGCTCTTCTGGTACCTTCTGAGGGGTGACTTCAGGATTCTCAGGAACGAGGAGTTCCGGGCTTACATGTCGGTGCTCGTTGCACTCTCCCTCCTCCTTGTCCCCATGCTCAACAGGCAGTATGGCTTTTCGTTCCTTCCAGCTTTCAGGCAGGCCCTCTTTCAGGTAACATCAATAGTAACCACCACAGGATACGCCACGATGAACTTCGCCAACTGGGTTCTCCCGGCACAGGCAGTGCTCTTCTTCGCTATGTTCATCGGGGGTTCGAGCGGCTCGACAGCTGGGTCTATAAAAGTGGTCCGCTGGATAATCGGAATTAAAGCCCTCAAGAGGGAGCTCATCCAAGCCTTTCATCCGTCGTCGGTAAAACCCATCAAGTTGGGTGGAAAGCCCGTTGACGAGCGTTCTGTTAGAGGCGTGCTAGCCTTCATCATCCTCTATTTCGTTATCTTCATCGTCTCATCCCTCATCGTCGTCATCAACGGGACGACCAACGGGACAACCCTGACGCTCGCCGACTCGATGAGTGCCGTTGCCGCAACCCTTGGAAACATAGGACCCGGGATCGGGGCCGTCGGCCCTATGGCCAACTACCTCATCTTCCCCCCGTCCACGAGGATTCTGATGTTCTTTCTGATGTGGCTCGGCAGGCTTGAGATAGTAACCGCCTTTGTGCTCTTTACAAGGAGCTACTGGAGATGGTAA
- a CDS encoding NAD-binding protein, with amino-acid sequence MVCAVPLVARSVINVVEYPEVRFLRKVYGDLYVGEVLSAPGNIWNVEVKGRKLVVGTLGEIKKAYKPRKSKNVLIMGGSETGILLAEMLSTKGYNVKLVEKDRKKVEYASKKLNSTLVIQGNVFDPELWHEEELNLSDLGVACLGDDGDNLLASLMAMKFGVSRMFSIVHEAFFSDLFEKNGVFVVSPEIETAERITIGIKSERILGIVSGIPGVTVLAVEVGDKLAGKTPEEVGAILGPIVRNGEVIITGANSRLEKGDVAILIVENEMLGELEI; translated from the coding sequence ATGGTCTGTGCCGTTCCGCTCGTTGCACGGAGCGTAATAAACGTCGTCGAGTACCCCGAGGTAAGGTTTTTGAGAAAGGTGTACGGCGACCTCTACGTGGGAGAGGTTCTCTCAGCCCCAGGGAACATATGGAACGTTGAGGTCAAGGGAAGAAAGCTCGTGGTGGGAACGCTCGGGGAGATAAAGAAAGCGTACAAACCCAGGAAGTCGAAGAACGTTCTGATAATGGGGGGGAGTGAAACGGGAATACTGCTCGCAGAGATGCTCTCCACCAAGGGATACAACGTCAAGCTCGTTGAGAAGGACAGGAAAAAGGTTGAATACGCCTCGAAAAAGCTCAATTCTACTCTAGTCATTCAGGGAAACGTTTTTGATCCGGAGTTATGGCACGAAGAGGAACTTAACCTATCGGATTTGGGCGTCGCATGTCTCGGGGATGACGGCGACAACCTTCTGGCGAGCCTCATGGCCATGAAGTTCGGAGTCAGTAGGATGTTCTCCATAGTCCACGAAGCGTTTTTCAGCGACCTCTTTGAGAAAAATGGTGTATTCGTTGTTAGCCCCGAGATCGAGACCGCCGAGAGGATAACCATTGGAATCAAGAGTGAACGTATTCTCGGCATCGTCTCCGGAATACCGGGCGTGACTGTCTTAGCCGTAGAGGTCGGGGACAAACTGGCAGGAAAAACACCGGAGGAAGTGGGAGCAATCCTCGGTCCAATCGTAAGAAACGGGGAGGTAATAATCACCGGGGCAAACTCTAGATTGGAGAAGGGAGACGTTGCCATTCTCATCGTTGAAAACGAAATGTTAGGAGAGCTGGAGATATGA
- a CDS encoding metallophosphoesterase: MDFFKEFERLSLNVETPRGRTLLIADPHIGFELSRGLRVRTHFEERLAEFILEEDPDLLIILGDVKEPIGLSFMIKRLLMGFFSDLRGIPTAITKGNHDGRIGEVAEKFRNVEVADYLLLDDTLFLHGHTTLPRVEFNEAYLGHIHPAYTFKRGGVSRKVKVFVRAGRFLILPTINPFIEGFDVREGIRMVPFLKDAPSAELFLPEGIHLGSINLLKFSHHSEMG, from the coding sequence ATGGATTTTTTTAAGGAGTTTGAAAGGCTTTCCCTTAACGTGGAGACACCGCGCGGAAGGACGCTTCTCATAGCCGATCCGCACATAGGGTTCGAGCTCTCCAGGGGACTTAGGGTGAGAACGCACTTCGAGGAGAGGCTGGCGGAGTTCATATTAGAGGAAGACCCCGACCTTCTCATCATCCTTGGCGACGTAAAGGAACCAATAGGACTGAGCTTTATGATCAAGAGACTCCTAATGGGCTTCTTCTCCGACCTCCGTGGGATCCCAACGGCTATAACCAAGGGCAACCACGACGGAAGGATAGGGGAAGTCGCGGAGAAGTTTAGAAATGTTGAGGTTGCTGATTACCTGCTTCTGGATGATACCCTGTTCCTTCACGGGCACACCACCCTTCCAAGGGTAGAGTTCAACGAAGCTTACCTTGGCCACATACACCCGGCATACACCTTCAAGAGGGGAGGGGTTTCGCGGAAGGTTAAGGTCTTCGTCAGGGCGGGTAGGTTCCTGATACTACCCACGATAAACCCGTTTATAGAGGGTTTCGACGTGCGTGAGGGAATCAGGATGGTGCCGTTTTTAAAGGATGCACCCTCAGCAGAGCTTTTTCTGCCCGAGGGAATTCATCTCGGAAGCATCAACCTTTTAAAGTTCTCACATCATAGTGAAATGGGATAA
- a CDS encoding nitrilase, producing MKVAYVQMRPVFLEPEVNYSKAGELIRVAADKGAKLIVLPELFDTGYNFRSREEVNSVAGEIPDGPTTQFLMELSRELGVFIVAGTAERDERGRLYNSAVVTGPIGSGYIGKYRKVHLFYREKLFFEPGDLGFRVFNIGIAKIGVMICFDWFFPESARTLALKGADIIAHPSNLVMPYAPRAMPIRALENRVYTVTANRVGEEFGLRFIGRSTIASPKAEVLAMGSEDGEEVGVVEVDLSLARDKRINEMNDILKDRRPEHYSL from the coding sequence ATGAAGGTTGCCTATGTCCAGATGAGGCCGGTTTTTCTCGAGCCTGAGGTCAACTACTCGAAGGCTGGGGAGCTGATTCGAGTGGCGGCGGACAAAGGTGCAAAGCTCATCGTCCTTCCCGAGCTTTTTGACACGGGCTACAACTTCAGGAGCAGGGAGGAAGTTAATAGCGTCGCCGGGGAAATCCCTGACGGGCCAACAACACAGTTCCTCATGGAGCTTTCGAGAGAACTTGGGGTTTTCATAGTCGCTGGAACCGCTGAGAGAGACGAGCGGGGCAGGCTTTACAACTCCGCAGTTGTTACTGGACCGATAGGAAGTGGCTACATCGGCAAATACCGCAAGGTCCACCTATTCTATAGGGAGAAGCTCTTCTTCGAGCCTGGCGACCTTGGCTTCCGCGTTTTCAATATAGGCATCGCGAAGATCGGCGTCATGATATGCTTTGACTGGTTCTTCCCGGAAAGCGCGAGAACACTGGCACTGAAGGGGGCCGACATAATAGCCCACCCCAGCAATCTCGTTATGCCCTACGCTCCGCGGGCGATGCCGATTAGGGCCTTGGAGAATCGTGTTTACACGGTGACCGCTAACAGGGTCGGTGAAGAGTTCGGACTGAGGTTCATAGGTAGGAGCACGATAGCCTCTCCAAAGGCGGAAGTCCTAGCGATGGGCAGTGAAGATGGGGAGGAGGTCGGGGTGGTTGAGGTTGACCTCTCCCTCGCGAGGGACAAGAGGATTAACGAGATGAACGACATCCTTAAAGACCGCCGGCCGGAGCACTACTCGCTTTGA